The following nucleotide sequence is from Aedes aegypti strain LVP_AGWG chromosome 3, AaegL5.0 Primary Assembly, whole genome shotgun sequence.
CATTTCGCTTCTCTTCGCTCCCTATGACCACTGGGTAGGGCACTACACTTGCAAACCGGATTAAATCGCCGGAAAAGGACACTTTTTTCTCGGATTTTCACCAGCAGCTTGCGGTTCTTTTCTTCTGCCTTTTTTTTTACACGAGCGTTGACGTCTGCTGCTTTTCGTTTTGCTGATGATGATGCGGTTGCAGacgaacaagaagaagaatgacaGCGATGAATTTTCTCTTTTTGTCGATGATGACAGTTCTCCGGTGAGCGAGACGCTAATGATGAAAGCGAAACAAAGGGGAAAAACTCTTGTTTGAAACAAGATGAAAATGGAAAGGAGTGCGTTCGCGCATGAACCGCATGTtacacgctaagatcagtcTACCCAAATATGCGTAAAGTTTACACAAATACAATTTGCTTGTTCAATGAAGATAAAAAACTCTattagagcttagtgacatatATTAAATATAAACACACGAACACTTGCATGCGCTCATCATACACAGATTGTTTTTGTTATCCTCAACGAAACTTGCACACACTTTCCAAACTAAtcaaaaatgcatatggaaatattacccaatttgaaatatttacaccCAGGTTCTGGGTGTTTTTCCAAGACGTTAGTGCATATtgttcattgaaaattttatttttttttttttttaaatctttatttgagtgtattttaacgcacgagggctagttctacactttgaaaattttactcTAAGGGcccatgagcctatgcatgctataaaacgtttgacgtttactgtgcgccctgttttcaagtgcCTGTGAGAGAAAGCGAGACAGCACctacacacggcgcacagtaaaagcacagacaaacagacgtcacactctcaccgatgtcagtcgaccacctttttaacgaccgattcaaatatatggcaGGTGGCCAGTCCACCAAGCACAGCGCCcgaatcgtttttgttcgtgttcgACGTTTcgacactaccgccacctgttggcgcatcggccaaacacagttattttagcattgggcgtacatttcatcatgactatgattttgatcgtgatttgttctaagtgttacgtctgtttgtctgtggtaaaagtcaaaagaacaaaagaatttatagcacgtacagaggctcattcacatatttcataagggtttattcacatatttcataacgccgaaaatggccattttggacacccacccaccccctcgtaacactttttgtatgaatattttacaaatttgatatGAGCCATAACAAcataaggacacccacccacccccttcagcgttatgaaatttgtgaataagccctatAGGGGCCCTTATAAGCCTAGCCttataagggcccattcacaaatttcataacgctgaagggggtgggtgggtgtccgtGAGATGTTACAGCTCCTACAAATATATCaggatgttcatacaaaaaacgttaagagggggtgggtgagtgtcaaaaaaataaaaaataggacAACTGGCTGCTTTTAGTTGTTCTTCTTTTCATCCATGAACCCAATTGTAAATTTTCCACCCTTGCGTGCTACGCTAAAACAGTGTTGCCATATGTATGGAAGACGGTACACTATATCATTCGCACTTTCAGCTCTTTCGATAAAAATGATTATCCGGATGCGATTTACTGCTCCGTACACAATTAAAGACTCTGCTCTTCATTTCTTATACTGTCAAGCTGATTTTGCTTCAATATTTACTTTCATTCACATCAGTCGGCTAGTTGGCATGAACTTTTATGAACACCGCAAATAATAACATCCTAACAAGGTAACCCAGCAACACaggcaaaaccaaaacaaacgctTCCGATGGTAATTTTTCACACGCAGCCACACACTCGGAGGCATCAAAATCAACCAATCAGCGACTGGATCACAAACTGGTTCAAATTCTATACCCAGTTGTCCGATCTTTATCTTAGAGTTGTTTCGCCTCTccgtgaataaatattttaagcGTGTAGCTACCCAAAAACAGAACCGCTAAACGCACCGCCGAACCGAAAAAAAATGCTTCCGATCTGTcaaattcggaaaacaaacGCCGACAGTCGAGGTGGCCGCCAGAAGAAAAAAGCGATTTTCGCACGAAAACTTTGAGTTTATTTCCAACATTTTCATACATATTCTGCCCAAACATTCAAAAGAAAGATGTTTTACCACGTAAGTATTGAATGGGATCATAAAAATATCGATTGCTTGTCTATTTCCCCTTTAAATCGCCTCCAACAGATATCTCTCGAGCACGAGATTCTCCTGCACCCGCGCTATTTTGGCCCGCAGCTGATCGAAACGGTGAAGCAAAAGCTGTACACCGAAGTGGAGGGAACCTGCACCGGTAAGTACGGGTTCGTGATAGCCGTCACCACCATTGACGACATCGGTTCCGGGTTGATTCTGCCCGGCCAGGGCTTCGTGGTCTATCCGGTCAAGTACAAAGCCATCGTGTTCCGGCCGTTCAAGGGCGAAGTGCTGGACGCGGTGGTCACACAGGTCAACAAGGTGGGCATGTTTGCCCAGATTGGGCCACTGTCGTGCTTCATCTCGCACCACTCGATCCCGGCCGATATGCAGTTTTGTCCGAATGGGAATCCGCCGTGCTATAAATCGCAGGACGAGGACGTGGTCATTGCCCTGGAAGACAAGATCCGGCTGAAGATCGTCGGTACCAGAGTGGATGCCACCGGAATTGTAAGGATGTGGGATGATGTTTTGGTGTTTGTCGTTAAATCAGGTTGTTTTAATTTCAGTTTGCAATCGGAACTTTGATGGACGATTTCCTGGGTCTGGCTGGAagctaaaaaaatgttctcAGATATTTATACCAAGCtaagtatatttttattttatcaattatATCTAATTAAGAATTAACAAAAAGAGGATAGTTCTAGAAATGATCAATAATAACTCTTTATGATAAACGACACTAGATTTATTTGGAAAGAAAACTTTGGGCAAAATGGCaatttacttatttattttgaatctaTCTTCTGACTTATTGTAAAAGTGTAATGTacagaaaaatcatttttaattaAAGGTAAGTATCCTTTAAAGCAAAATGTTCTCTAAAAAGCCATTATTTCCTTCCTTGACCttgtaaaaagtttaaaaataatatgttattttcacaaataaataaacatacaaACATTATTTCCTTCTTCTCCTTGTAGTCCTCCGGGTGTAAATTCCTGAGGCTTTCGCGATTAATCTGCAGGCTTTCTTAAAAGATTCGTTCAGAGATCCTAAAACTCCTCTCAAGAAATAAAACTTCCTCCAGTCCTCTCAAGAAAGGTCTGAAAGAACCCATGGtgtaatttcctaaggaatcaTTCTGAACATTATCCcggaatttctttcagagattcttccagtaattctttTACCATTTTCTCTTGCTTCGTATCCTAACGTTTCAAAGATTCCCACCGGAGATCTTCCAGGCAAATCCAGAGAATTAAATTATAGGTTTGACAGGGCTGTTAGTCTCTTTTTTAAGACTTTTTCTCTATTTCAACGCAATTCTCTAAAAAGTGTCTATTTTTAATGATAGATCTCtaaagtatatttttttcatcaaactgGTCTCTAAAGACACTTTTTTCATTCTCTGTGTAGTGATTTATGATTCGAAATATCTCACCAGAAATTTTCGCAGAGATTACACTCGATTCTGTTtgtgcacggattttttttacgcggccgtgcaaaaaagtttccatacaaatttttccgccaaaaccttatttttgcatgaatcgtcgagaaatggtgttactttttttgcacggtttttgaaattttgaactgaaaacttttttgcacggtacgcatcccccgtgcaaaaacagaatcgggtgtactctGAAAAATATCCGAAATGCTGTTCCGATTTTCCTAGTAGTTACTCTTGGGTTCATTTGATTTGCCCGCCGAGTCACTTCACTGGAGTCGAgaacagtgttgatagactcacactcaaaatctcaatcaatacgtgaGAGCAaaatcattagagatctgcttcgcaaatctcacgcttgagattttgatgcaaaatcaactcaatcaactcaaaccgtaaaaaatgattcagtcgcaaaacccggcaaaaactcgtgaaacccgaatgttgttgtttacgttagaaaggattaacataattttaccagactaacaataaattattgccgtgtgtgagtaaactgtggaaatatgagacaatgagttgaaaaggtgagccaactcatccatgattttttgactgctgagttgcctgattgacaactcacgcatgaaaaatctcaagcgtgagttgtgagaaattgagtttttcacaacactggccGAGAactgtcacctcgctatacgacaccgacaattgtcacctcacgctaCTCGTAGAATAGTCCCACCTAGTAGATCTCCCAaagattcttacaggaatttttttccaagataATCCCCAAATCTAAAGTTTCTACGCCGATTTCTAGGTTATTTCTTCAGCCATGTTCATACTTATGCATTCTTTTGTGATTTCATTTACGGTTTATCTTAGGAATTGCACCAAAGCTCTTTCAGGTTTTTTTACTGGAAATCGAATCAGaactttttttaggaattcctcaataaatttaaCCAGTTAATCATCATTAAGTTCActaaaaatttcttccagttcttccaaacatttctcgaaTAGTTTTAGGAGGGAAAATCcatgaaatcttcaaaatttaatttcaagTTTCACACTAGCAAATACTAGAGCAAATATTACGAAATTTTCTTCCCAAGTTTCTTCAGGGACTCTGTTTATTGTCCCTCCAGAAAACCGTGCAGGATTTATCCAGGTATTCCATTGATTATTGTTCATGTTTTATCTTATCAATTCATCTAGAGAAGTCTTCAAGACTTCTTCAAAAGTTAGGGAGTTTTTCACAAGcgttcatcagaaatttctacagcaGTTTCGTCAGATTTTGCTAGAGGTTTTGTTATAGCGATacgttcaggattttttttcggggtTCTCTCCAATAATGTCTTAAAAATATCGttgatggaaaaaatcctggagaagtTTTAAAAACATTTCCGCTGAAGGACAACTGAATTAACTTATATACTCTAGAAATAATCATAGAGAAATACTTGGTttgaatcataaaaaaaaactaaaccacaatactgaagaaatcctCAGAAATCAGTTTCTGGAAAATCTATTGCTCCTAGCGAAATCGATTATAGCATCACTGAATGAACTCGATGATTTTCATGGGAAATTGGTGAAagcatctttggaggaattcatagcGAAGTCGTTGGAGTTATCCCCAGAAAAATCTAGGttgcatttttaaaagaatcttGATCTaatttcatggaggaatttctttaaaaaagccGGTCAAGaattaataaatgaattatGTAGCCAAACGATTGCATtagcttctgatgaaatttctggaaaaaatagattgatagaaaaatatttggccggattttctgaacattattttgGAAACTTTTATATCCTGATTCatgttaggatttttttttttgattctgtGTGGTCTTTTATAGTTGCTCTCTATTTTCAAGCATAGGGTCTCATAAGTTCCTATTTTAAAAACACTTAGACGCTAGGATTTCCAGGCCTAGAAATGCTACAAGATTTCCCACGGCGGATTATTTCTGCAATTCTTTCATCCATTTTCACATAAATCCCTTCAAGGATCCTTCAACACCTCCGATTATTTCTATGCACATTTCTCCTAGATTTCGGCCTCTGATTTTTCAAgagctcttcttcttcttcttgacagaCACCttgagcatggctttgctttgtaaccgcgaactctaaccactcggctgaggaagggtcctttcaggagttcctccagagaataAATAACGATATTGGGTTTtgtttggtgttttttttttcaacaattgttcTAGCAATTTTTCTGAAGTATCTTCCAAGATctccattttttttgttcaatagttCCTTCGGAAATCTTCACAGCAGCTCTCTCTTCAGGTTTTTATCatggattactccaggaatttccagTAATTAATATGGGAAAGGCTTCCGAGCATCAAGTAAGCTCTTAacttaaaaaatcctggagaaattctggaaTAATCTCttaggaaaatttctggaaggacccgagtaacacacatattataattgatgcatattaactcttatatgataaaatctagtcatataagagttaatatgcatcaattataacatgtgtgttccttGGGGATCTAGTTAAAGAATTATTCAACAAATCTCAGGAGTAATTTCTGTTTGAGTCTTTAGAGAAACTCCTAGTTGAAATCTTGAACAGATTGTGAAAATTCTGAGTTTTAGAGGAAATCCAATACAATCCCTACAGAAATCGGTGAGGAGATATCTGGACACGTCCTTTGAATTTGTTGGTCGAAATCTTAAAACAAGTTCTAAACGAAACTCTTGGAAGATATTCTTGGGAAATCCACGGAAGCACCACTGGTTGAATTCCGGGAAGGCTGAAAACTTTTCCTGAAAAGTGTGGAATTTCCGAACGAAACTCCGAAACAATACTTAttgtaatttcttcagaaatcttcGGTGTAATGTCTGAAGGAAGCTTTGAGCAAATACCGTTTATAAATTCTTATGGAAATCATAAAAAGACATACCCAAataaatttttagaaatagcaCAGGCAAACAAACGATTTTATTGTgtgtttcaccagaaatttccagTAATTAgtccagaattttcttcagaagaaCCTGCCAGACCGGTTTGCAGACCTCTAAGAATTTCAGAtaaagaaaatcattgaaaactccctgaaaaaaaaaaactcttaaaaaaattactgacatattttctttgaaaaatttctgatagaatctgttcaaacatttctaaaagaatcttgggaggaatttctggagtaatgtctgatctttcgtgaaattttctgaataaaatcttgaactaattgaaaattttagaagaaattctaTGAAATTGCTAGAACAATTTCTAGCAATGTTCTTTGAGAACTATCTAAGCGAGTTTTTAAAGAAGTCCTATCGAAAATCGTGGAAGAAATGgaaatatactgcttcgcgactaaaaatgggtcaaccaacgtgcgaagttcggtTTTTGACCAATTTCGCCGtgtcgcgagtcacttcgctatagtgcgcatctatgccctccgcctagtgcattatgcgcactattgaaaatcgagttgcgacgcggcgaagttggtgaAAAAttaaacttcgcacgttggttcacccatttttagtcgcgaagcagtatatatcCATGGAATCATCATTGGCTGCATTCAGGGAGGGCTGAGGaccttttttgcaaaaatttctggagaaatcttcagataaatttctgaacaaaattCTCACAAATTGGAATGATTACTGGAGATATATTCCAGTATATTCTTCGGGTCAGGTGAGGTGAAATGAGTTGACTGAAAATCATTTTGAGACCAAACAACTGGGCAAAAATTGTGCGCGATCGGTTCCGTCTTAATCGCGATTGAAAATgagttaatttcaaaatttgaaattccatCAAAGTTTTCCCCATTAATGAGCTTGTATGTAAGAAGAAGTTGTTCAAAGATTATTACAATGTTTTTTACGATGGAAAAATAGGCAATAATTATTGGATTTTCTCCGACACGACTGCACCCAGGTGTAACGAACGTGTCGTAAATACTCAATTCAGTCAATCAAATATTTCTTTCGGTGCTCATTAATGTTGGCAATACCAGTTATTTACGCCATACCTGTTGATTCAGTGTTGAACCCCCAACATTTGAAAGGCTGTAACTTTTTTCCATAGTGATTCTAGTACCGCACATTTTTTGATGAAGTTGTTATCACATTTGTTATAAATGCGTTTGGCTTcaataaaattgttcaaaagtatAAAGaaggtttaaaatttaaatacaaaaaaaaaatctcatacaaaatttgaaactgTAGGCAAAACAGTTCACGCTCTAATATTACAGTTTTTTGTGCCCACAACGAGTCCAAAAATAAATAGATCTGTATTGTATTGCCTACCCTAATCAAAAGCATATTTCTGATGGTAAATGCGTTTATCTAAACAATCTATTGGTGCAAAGCTCGAGAGACTTATGCGAGCTCATGATGTATCTACCGTAAGGATTTCTCTATTGTTTTCTACACGCACTACAAAACTACCAGTGTTATTTTTATTCATTACGTTTCCTCATTCATTTTCACTCGCGTACTCAATACATTTCCGCATGTTTGTCCATCCCAGTTTTGTTACTTCCGTTCGCGTTTTTCTTGCTTCCTCTTTTTGTCAGTTTCCTCTTCAGTTATTGCTACTGTTCGGGTACTCTTTCTGTTTCTGGCGAGCTTGCTCCGTGGCATGTCAACTCAAAATCAATAATATGCCATTTTTCGTGTTGTATTGctaatctgttttttttttcgatctctAGTTATTTATGTGGTTTCTTTTTTGTGttgttttctgatttttttacgaatgtttttttttattggtttgcCATATCATTGATTTTATATTTGCGTTCGCTCTTCTAGTCGTCTCTTTCGTgtttagttttattgcattcgGTGCACATTTTCTTGTTCATTTACTTTGCCTTGCTGTGTTTGTGTTTCGCTTCCGGGGTTGTGTCTTAAGTGTACTCATTGTAATTTTCTAATATTTCGATAAATGATTAATGGACTTCGAGTTGCCTCTGTCATCATCGTTTCCTC
It contains:
- the LOC5577990 gene encoding DNA-directed RNA polymerase II subunit RPB7 codes for the protein MFYHISLEHEILLHPRYFGPQLIETVKQKLYTEVEGTCTGKYGFVIAVTTIDDIGSGLILPGQGFVVYPVKYKAIVFRPFKGEVLDAVVTQVNKVGMFAQIGPLSCFISHHSIPADMQFCPNGNPPCYKSQDEDVVIALEDKIRLKIVGTRVDATGIFAIGTLMDDFLGLAGS